Proteins encoded together in one Struthio camelus isolate bStrCam1 chromosome 19, bStrCam1.hap1, whole genome shotgun sequence window:
- the MRPL38 gene encoding large ribosomal subunit protein mL38: MAAPMLSAALYGVRSGRAFGTAAALCKRAAPLGPMPNEDIDVSNLETLAKYRSFTRYFRLAEKESRKPRWWKTYRQYTTSEPEPEIDISLPRDKLLRMKELKERKKILRQNHQNVEMERAARLRTVLIPLDEVRAEWEKTSGPFHKQRVAERYGIFRDLFKGATFTPWVILRVGYSQEDEHVVPVYHGNMVTPSEASSPPEVSYEADKGSLWTLLLTNPDGHLRDTDSEYLHWLVTNIPGNDVKSGKEICHYLPPFPARGTGYHRFIFLLFKQDCPVDFSEDARPMPCRSLKMRTFRTFDFYEKHQDHMTPAGLAFFQCQWDSSVTRVFHQLLDMKEPVFEFVRPPVYHPPQEKFPRQQPLRYLDRYRDTKEPTYGIY, translated from the exons ATGGCGGCGCCCATGCTGAGCGCGGCGCTGTACGGCGTACGGAGCGGGAGAGCCTTCGGCACCGCCG ctgctctctgcaaaagggcagcccctctggggCCGATGCCTAACGAAGACATAGACGTCAGCAACTTGGAAACGCTAGCAAAATATCGCAGTTTCACTCGCTACTTCAGACTGGCtgaaaaggagagcagaaagccTCGGTGGTGGAAGACGTACCGGCAATACACTACCTCTGAGCCAG AGCCAGAGATTGACATCAGCCTGCCACGTGATAAACTGCTGCGGAtgaaggaactcaaggaaagaaaaaagatcctgAGACAGAACCACCAGAATGTCGAGATGGAAAGAGCAGCACGGCTCCGAACAG TGCTGATCCCCCTCGATGAAGTCAGAGCTGAGTGGGAGAAGACCAGTGGTCCGTTCCACAAGCAGCGCGTGGCAGAACGCTACGGGATATTTCGTGACCTGTTCAAGGGGGCCACGTTCACCCCCTGGGTTATCCTAAGGGTGGGGTACAGCCAGGAAGATGAGCATGTCGTACCAGTCTACCACGGGAACATGGTGACTCCATCAGAG GCTTCCAGTCCCCCTGAAGTGTCATATGAGGCAGATAAAGGGTCCCTGTGGACTCTGTTACTCACAAATCCAG ATGGACATTTAAGAGACACTGACTCAGAGTACCTCCACTGGCTGGT GACAAACATCCCAGGCAATGACGTCAAGTCAGGAAAGGAGATTTGCCATTACTTGCCGCCTTTCCCTGCCAGGGGAACTGGCTACCAtcgcttcatcttcctcctcttcaagCAAGACTGCCCAGTAGATTTCAGTGAGGATGCTCGGCCGATGCCGTG CCGCAGTCTCAAGATGAGAACCTTTAGGACGTTTGACTTCTACGAGAAGCACCAGGACCACATGaccccagcagggctggcattTTTCCAGTGTCAGTGGGACAGCTCCGTTACTCGGGTCTTTCATCAGCTTCTCG ATATGAAGGAACCCGTGTTTGAATTTGTGCGGCCACCCGTTTACCATCCTCCACAGGAAAAGTTCCCACGCCAGCAGCCTCTGAGGTACCTGGACAGATACCGAGATACCAAGGAGCCCACCTATGGCATTTACTAG